Proteins from one Anopheles nili chromosome 2, idAnoNiliSN_F5_01, whole genome shotgun sequence genomic window:
- the LOC128721591 gene encoding uncharacterized protein LOC128721591 encodes MHTQEDERYVLYGGPDPTDLDHYGSLGEVIVEELKLRPANIGLIDPVTLEELSYAQILERSGRLALGLAKLGIGPTDNVAIVSQNSLDYCITLFGSIFVGAPLALLNPGYVEGELSHAIGLARPRLIFISPDVLEKLMRALAALPGGTTPRVVLCGEHPAVGKYPGVIPFEQLLRDGAAFNPTHYKPAPVDKTRHVALVVLSSGTTGLPKGVELTHHSIISTIAHSKEAAKVIELPDQLVALAVTPLFHVVAGVGLLNMVTNNCRCVVMPRFDPHLFLSCIEKYRVNLMTLVPPLMVFLAKHPMVDDFDLSSLMTLICGAAPLSREVEDQVRERLGVAFIRQGYGMSETTLGVLMQDGYDNKPGSVGRVRMGQWVKVIDPETGRALGPNQRGELCFRGSLIMKGYVGRERAIDADGWLHTGDVAYYDEDHEFFIVDRIKELIKYKGFQVPPAELEAILLEHPRISDAAVIGVPDERAGELPMAFVVTEDGERMTEREVQDFVAGKVSEQKRLRGGVRFVTEIPKTASGKILRRELRDQVKSTKAKL; translated from the exons ATGCACACACAGGAGGACGAACGGTACGTGCTGTACGGTGGACCTGACCCGACCGACCTGGACCACTATGGCTCGCTTGGTGAGGTGATCGTGGAGGAACTGAAGTTACGACCTGCGAACATTGGCCTG ATCGATCCAGTGACGCTTGAAGAGCTCAGCTATGCGCAAATTCTGGAACGCTCCGGACGGCTGGCACTGGGTCTGGCCAAGTTAGGCATCGGCCCGACAGACAACGTGGCGATCGTGAGCCAAAACAGCTTAGACTACTGCATCACGCTGTTTGGCAGCATCTTCGTGGGGGCTCCATTAGCACTGCTCAACCCGGGCTACGTCGAAG GGGAGCTATCGCACGCGATAGGGCTTGCTCGACCGCGGCTTATCTTCATATCGCCGGATGTACTGGAGAAGCTAATGCGAGCTCTTGCCGCGTTACCGGGAGGTACGACTCCCCGGGTAGTGCTCTGTGGAGAGCATCCGGCCGTCGGAAAATACCCGGGTGTAATACCCTTCGAACAGCTGCTTCGTGATGGTGCCGCATTCAACCCGACCCACTATAAACCGGCTCCGGTCGATAAGACACGGCATGTCGCGCTAGTGGTGTTATCATCCGGCACAACCGGGTTACCTAAGGGTGTTGAGCTGACACACCACAGCATCATCTCGACGATCGCACACTCGAAGGAAGCCGCAAAGGTGATCGAGCTACCGGATCAGCTTGTGGCGTTGGCCGTGACACCACTGTTCCACGTGGTGGCTGGCGTCGGATTGCTTAACATGGTGACGAACAACTGCCGGTGTGTGGTGATGCCCCGATTCGATCCGCATCTGTTTCTCAGCTGTATCGAGAAGTACCGCGTGAACCTGATGACGCTCGTGCCACCGCTGATGGTGTTCCTGGCCAAACACCCGATGGTGGATGACTTCGATCTGTCCTCGCTCATGACGCTGATATGTGGTGCGGCACCACTCAGCCGTGAGGTTGAGGATCAAGTGCGTGAACGGCTCGGTGTGGCCTTCATCCGGCAAGGATATGGCATGAGCGAGACCACGCTCGGTGTGCTGATGCAGGACGGGTACGACAACAAACCGGGCAGTGTTGGCCGTGTGCGGATGGGCCAATGGGTGAAGGTGATTGACCCCGAGACGGGTCGAGCCCTTGGTCCGAACCAGCGTGGGGAGTTGTGCTTCCGTGGGTCTCTCATCATGAAGGGCTACGTGGGTCGTGAACGAGCCATCGATGCCGACGGTTGGCTACACACCGGTGACGTTGCGTACTACGACGAGGATCACGAGTTCTTTATCGTCGATCGCATCAAGGAGCTGATCAAGTACAAAGGCTTCCAGGTGCCACCGGCTGAGCTGGAAGCGATTCTGCTCGAGCATCCGCGCATTAGTGATGCGGCCGTGATTGGAGTGCCGGATGAGCGAGCGGGCGAGTTACCGATGGCGTTCGTGGTGACGGAGGACGGTGAGCGGATGACCGAACGGGAGGTGCAGGACTTTGTCGCTGGGAAGGTATCGGAACAGAAGCGGCTTCGCGGAGGTGTCCGGTTTGTAACGGAAATCCCGAAGACGGCGAGTGGGAAAATCCTTCGCCGGGAGCTGCGGGATCAGGTCAAGAGTACCAAAGCGAAGCTTTAG